A stretch of the Capsicum annuum cultivar UCD-10X-F1 chromosome 8, UCD10Xv1.1, whole genome shotgun sequence genome encodes the following:
- the LOC107879353 gene encoding proteasome subunit beta type-6-like, with protein sequence MCWLNIDEPRPSNATTIAGVTYDDGVTLGSNDTITITQLTSNVVLCHCAQEAEFLLQDARNFILEQENIRVTAETIGTMLSAYNNTTRDILQTGVIIGGAKKIHEISLGGIVLEKSNFGIGGYGASYLHNFMDKEWKKGMKVEEAEELVLKTLSLSFALSGIRSYGIQTANVNSRGVTKSFHPYDILPISQEELELRVCDWREGVA encoded by the coding sequence ATGTGCTGGTTGAACATTGATGAGCCCCGGCCATCAAATGCCACCACCATCGCCGGCGTCACGTACGACGATGGCGTCACTCTCGGTTCCAATGACACAATCACAATCACACAACTCACGTCGAATGTTGTCTTGTGTCATTGTGCACAAGAAGCAGAATTTCTATTACAAGATGCGCGGAACTTTATTCTCGAACAAGAAAATATTAGGGTCACAGCCGAAACTATTGGTACAATGTTGTCCGCATATAACAACACCACAAGAGATATACTACAAACTGGTGTTATAATTGGCGGAGCAAAGAAAATACATGAAATAAGTCTTGGTGGAATTGTTTTGGAGAAGTCCAATTTCGGTATAGGAGGATATGGGGCTTCGTATTTGCATAATTTCATGGATAAAGAATGGAAAAAAGGGATGAAAgtagaagaagctgaagaattggTGTTGAAGACACTGTCATTAAGTTTTGCATTAAGTGGCATTCGTAGCTATGGAATTCAGACTGCGAATGTTAACTCGAGAGGTGTCACGAAATCTTTTCACCCTTATGACATACTTCCTATTAGCCAAGAAGAGTTGGAGTTAAGAGTATGTGATTGGAGGGAAGGAGTTGCTTGA